Part of the Lotus japonicus ecotype B-129 chromosome 6, LjGifu_v1.2 genome, GGTTCCCCTTCTAGATTCTTTTGCACTGTCCCAAAAAGTAATCCACTACACATATCCTTGTTGCACTAGattaatttgtttttcttaCTCTCACATTCAATAGTTGTGAGACTAATTCCTCACATAAAAAGTAGGTTGGATATTTAGCATTTATACTGATTTATTTAAATTGTgttcattttaatttcttttattagAACGATAGGAGTAAAAGGATCGCTCTGATATGATCCAATTCTCTTAAAAGATTAATTTGTTACCTGAAAATGCATGAACAAACTTGTACTATTTTGGTAACATGTACAACCTGTAGAACGTTTTCAGAGATCAAAGGAATACTATGGTGTTAATGTATTAATTTCTTCCATgataataaattatatatatatatacacacacatatatatataggaaggATGGAGTAAAACTGAAGGGAAAGTGACAAGAGAAAGGAAGGAAATGACAAAGAATGTAATGTTGAGTGGAAGAGTTGAGTCATGAGTGGCTGTGTATTTGCTTCAAAGGTTACCAAACATGATTAAAACACTGGACTTACATTTTACTCAAAGTCCATACATCCAAAAAACAGTTGAAAGGTCTCGAATTGTATGTGTTAGTTCACTTTTAACACAACTAAATATTCACACAATCTCAGAaggagagaagaaagaagagagttTTATCAGAATGGCATGCATAGATAGAGCATCCCCTGCTCTGAATCAAATACTGCTCAAGCTGTACCGGTAAGAAAgtttccatatatatatatatgaaaggaAATGAAGGGCCGGGATACAGTTTTATTAGACACTCTTCCGACATATGCATTAGTGGAGGTTAAAAACCCCTGCTAATGTGTATGTCGGAAGAGTGTCTGATAAAATATGTATGTCCACATATCATTACTCAACAAGGTAAATTGTAATTGGAAACCTCTAAACAGCTTTTATGAAACATTCTTAACTGGTTTCTTAAGTGGTAATCCTCGTTTAGAAAATAGCAATATTGAGTGCTTGTCTTCCTCATGACAGTGCTGAGAAGCCAATGGAGATTGATCACCACTTACATGAATTTGGGTCTGTGGAGTACCATATTCAGGTAAAATTCTCAACTTgctcaaacaaaataaaatagccACATACTTTTTGTTATTTATCATAATCTTCTCACGTGGAAACATCCTCAGATTTTTTCACTGTAGAATGTATCTATCTCACTCTCTTCATATGTAAAAAATAAGTGAGATCTTTAAACATTTATTGAGAAAGAGATAGACATAAAGTTTCACTTGACATGGTCAATCCTATTCTGAATCAACATATAACTCAACAGAAATGCATAATGGAGGTAGCTAGAGCTATTTCCACTGTTTCAAGCAAAATATCAATAGTTGACCAGTAATGCAGATTAGTTTTCGACACAAAAAATAATCATATACGACATGGTACATGAAAGAAATTTTATATAAATAGAGGTTGTGCATAACTAAGGTTCTTCTCAGTGCCTTAATTTGTTTGTCTGGAAATCTTTAGAATTGTTAAGGATTTCAATTTGAAGTTTAAACAAACACTTTGAGTAAGATTTTGATTATTTCCATTTTACTTTACAGTCTGAAGCCTCTAATCCACTAGTAGCCTACTTGTCAATTTCAATCCCACCTCTTTGCCAAGGAGTCCTAACAAATGAACTTTCTCCAAACACCATTGAAATGGTAAAGGAACTTTGTCCTCGTGTTATGGAAATTGCAGAACCAGCAAGAGAACGATATCAGCTTACTCTGAAGCTTGACCTCAACCAGATTCCTCAAAGCAAAGGTTTATTTCCCTTAATTAACTTGCAGCATGGTTGCCAACCCTCCATTCAACTCAATTATCATATAGTATAATTGGTGATCAAAAACATTTCATTCATAAACAGCCAAAGCAAAAACAATGAAAATAAGGGTACTGCAAGAGTATAAATTTAAATGAACATTAGCTTGCCCATCTAATGATGCACAATTCTGGTGCCAGACTATGTCAAGGTCATTAAGGAGATTTCCACGGTTCAATCGGCAATTTTGAGTTCACAGATGAAAGAAATACTGAGGAATGTGAATACTGATGATGCAGTTCAGGGGATGTACAAACCCCTCAAACTAGTCTATCATCCAAGAGAACCATTTTTTGTCATCAGACAGGTAATTCCTAGTAACCAAATCATTGAACTTGTCATGAAAATCACCACAgtaggaaaaaagcagaaaattTCAACAACCTAGTAATCAAAGACAACATCTCACTGGGTCTCTGATCTGTTAAAGTTGTTCATATTCCAATGCTTGTCCACACTGATCAAATAATACATGCTGCATTCAGCCACAGCGAATCGTAGCAGTTTTCCCGATACGTTTAAGAGAAAAGTCAGACGTGGTTATTGCAACAGCTTTCTTTCAGGTTTGTAGCTGAGAAAGCACAACTAAATTATTCATTTTCAACTCAATGTGCTTGCAACTCATTTGTTTACAACCTTTGACAGGAGCTGGTGGATGTTGGGAATTCAGATAAATGGGCCAAGGCACCACCTTGCACCTGGTCAGCTATTCCTCCACCAGAGTTGAGAGGAGAAGCTTTTGAGGATTTGAGTACCAATGGAGGGTTTTTCTCTTTTGGTAAACTATTATCCTCCATCAATTATCCCATTAACTACCTCCATACAAGCCATAAACTGATGACACTAAGAGCCTGTTTAGATATGGACCAAAAAGCACTTATTGGAGATTATCTACTAGAAAAAAACACTAGAGAAACTCCAATAAGTGCTCGTTAGTCTGCAGCCAAACCGATTCTAACACAGCTTTGAACTCCCAAATTTAAACAAAATAAGATCAACAAAAGAATTGTTGAGTAAGATAGTTCCAATGCCTCTATGACTAACATCTTGATATTTAACAGATATCTCTTCTCGCCATGTTGAAGGCAACAGGCTAGACAAAACAGTCTGGAATCTGTTAAATTTCAATGCCTATGTTAGGTACCATGTAAAGGTAATATGAATATCAATAGCTCTTTTTAATGACTACTTCCCATTGAAACTGAATTTCTGACATCTTTGACACACATCTGTGCTACAGAGCACCAAAGGTTTCATTCAACGAAGGATGAGGAAACGCTTGGAAAACTTGGTTGAGGTAAGAGGAAATTGAATCACAACATTAAGTTCATTGTTTGAATAAAGACTTGGTATGCTCAAAGTTCCAACTAAAATGCATTTCTTATGCCAAGAATTCATACCGTTTTCGTGACAGACAGAAATTCAGCAAAAATAGCTAAACCTAGCTAGATAAGTGTTGATCCTGTTTTCCTACATGCAGGTCCTGCACCATACGATCTcagaagaaaagaaacaaaCCCAACAACATCAAGGTTTGCTTTCTGCTAAGACATCTCAATATTGATAATAAGATTTAGGAATTAAGGAGGCAACCTACACTATGAATTAGTTTCAGAAATAGCCCTTCAAGGCTATACTAGTAATATTTGTTTATACTAAACTAAATACCAAAAAATTGTTATCCACTTTGTATTCATAGATATGAATGAAAGCAATCTAgagtgagaaaatgagaagttTTCCTGATAGCATGCCAATTGTTCAATTACAATCTCTTTTGTACGTGCAGGATGTAGGTATTCAAAGAAACTAGTAAgatcatcaaaatatagcatCCTGAAACAAAGATGGGGCACCTTCGGCAGAAAGTTAAAGAGGAATTTCCGACTTAAAATTCATGGTTTTACACGATTTCGTCAAAGATGGTTAAGGTTCCCAAAATTTTCATCACGATATACAAAATTGGACTAGTTTTTTGTTCTTTCTGAAGCCATTGTTTCTTTGTGTAATATATGGACTTCAAGGCTTCAACTTTGGGGGATTGGCCT contains:
- the LOC130725431 gene encoding actin-related protein 2/3 complex subunit 2B, translated to MIKTLDLHFTQSPYIQKTVERSRIVCVSSLLTQLNIHTISEGEKKEESFIRMACIDRASPALNQILLKLYRAEKPMEIDHHLHEFGSVEYHIQSEASNPLVAYLSISIPPLCQGVLTNELSPNTIEMVKELCPRVMEIAEPARERYQLTLKLDLNQIPQSKDYVKVIKEISTVQSAILSSQMKEILRNVNTDDAVQGMYKPLKLVYHPREPFFVIRQPQRIVAVFPIRLREKSDVVIATAFFQELVDVGNSDKWAKAPPCTWSAIPPPELRGEAFEDLSTNGGFFSFDISSRHVEGNRLDKTVWNLLNFNAYVRYHVKSTKGFIQRRMRKRLENLVEVLHHTISEEKKQTQQHQGCRYSKKLVRSSKYSILKQRWGTFGRKLKRNFRLKIHGFTRFRQRWLRFPKFSSRYTKLD